One Candidatus Zixiibacteriota bacterium genomic region harbors:
- a CDS encoding phospholipase A → RYRLPEDEKEFPEAAVGDDNPDITDFLGYSDIHLYYKFTWTHAIHVILRGNIHTGKGGVVLNYSLPVPKSTTSFFSFRISHGYGESLVDYKRSLTRIGIGIMFAR, encoded by the coding sequence TCCGGTATCGGCTACCTGAAGACGAGAAGGAATTCCCTGAGGCGGCGGTAGGCGACGATAACCCCGATATCACTGATTTTCTCGGCTACAGCGATATTCATTTGTATTACAAGTTCACGTGGACTCACGCCATACATGTGATACTCCGAGGTAACATTCATACCGGCAAAGGTGGCGTCGTCCTGAACTACAGTCTGCCGGTTCCAAAAAGCACAACGAGCTTTTTCAGCTTCCGGATTTCGCATGGTTATGGGGAAAGCCTTGTAGACTACAAGAGGTCCCTAACCAGAATCGGCATCGGGATCATGTTTGCCAGATGA